The Odocoileus virginianus isolate 20LAN1187 ecotype Illinois chromosome 3, Ovbor_1.2, whole genome shotgun sequence genome includes a window with the following:
- the PCSK4 gene encoding proprotein convertase subtilisin/kexin type 4 isoform X2, translating to MRPACTALCLHLTLALGLALVGPMAVGWASTRAPIYVSSWAVRVSQGYQEVDRLARKFGFVNFGQIFPDGQYFHLRHRGVVQQSLTPHWGHCLRLKKDPKVQWFQQQTVQRRVKRSLVVPTDPWFSKQWYMNNEMQSDLNILQVWSQGLSGQGVVVSVLDDGIEKDHPDLWANYDPLASYDFNDYDPDPQPRYTPSDENRHGTRCAGEVAAMANNRFCGAGVAYNTRIGGVRMLDGTITDVIEAQSLSLQPQHIHIYSASWGPEDDGRTVDGPGILTREAFRRGVTKGRGGLGTLFIWASGNGGLHYDNCNCDGYTNSIHTLSVGSTTQQGHVPWYSEACASTLTTTYSSGVATDPQIVTTDLHHQCTDKHTGTSASAPLAAGMIALALEANPLLTWRDMQHLVVRASRPAQLQAEDWRTNGAGRRVSHHYGYGLLDAALLVGMARSWLPTQPQKKCVIHIVHTRTPAGEALAPSPILPVMRVRKNVSACAGDPNSIRSLEHVQVQLSLSYSRRGDLEISLTSPMGTRSTLVAIRPFDISSQGYNNWIFMSTHFWDEDPRGLWILGLENKGYYFNTGTLYRYTLLLYGTAEDMTARPSGPQVTSNACVQRDTEGLCQECHSPAYILGHLCLAYCPPRYFNHTQQAVTAGPRRSAAPAMQVCSSCHSSCYTCRGSSPLDCTACPPQSVLDEQQGSCSGPYPPEGHSHSTATARPSHHGPAQAVVLSLLAMAFGSHLLCHVLLMGCLLPWMGPPRTGDHSRPCSRLEPRTG from the exons atGCGGCCCGCCTGTACTGCGCTCTGTCTGCACCTGACCTTGGCCCTGGGCCTGGCGCTCGTTGGCCCCATGGCTGTGGGGTGGGCCTCGACCCGGGCCCCCATCTATGTCAGCAGCTGGGCCGTGCGAGTGTCCCAGGGTTACCAGGAGGTCGATCGCCTGGCGCGTAAATTCGGCTTCGTCAACTTTGGGCAG ATTTTCCCTGACGGGCAGTATTTCCATCTGCGGCACCGGGGCGTGGTCCAGCAGTCCCTGACCCCGCACTGGGGCCACTGCCTGCGCCTAAAGAAAGACCCTAAG gTGCAGTGGTTCCAACAGCAGACAGTGCAGAGGCGGGTGAAACGCTCCCTGGTGGTGCCCACGGACCCCTGGTTCTCCAAGCAGTGGTACATG AACAATGAGATGCAGTCAGACCTGAACATCCTGCAGGTCTGGAGCCAGGGGCTGTCGGGCCAGGGTGTCGTGGTCTCCGTCCTGGATGACGGCATCGAGAAAGATCACCCAGACCTCTGGGCCAACTAC gatcCCCTGGCCAGCTATGACTTCAATGACTATGACCCAGACCCCCAACCTCGATACACACCCAGCGATGAGAACCG GCATGGGACCCGCTGTGCCGGGGAAGTGGCGGCGATGGCAAACAACAGGTTCTGTGGTGCAGGTGTCGCCTACAACACCCGCATCGGAG GTGTGCGCATGCTGGATGGCACCATCACTGACGTGATCGAGGCCCAGTCGCTGAGCCTGCAGCCACAGCACATCCACATCTACAGCGCCAGCTGGGGCCCCGAGGACGATGGCCGCACGGTGGACGGCCCAGGCATCCTCACCCGAGAAGCCTTCAGGCGTGGCGTGACCAAG GGCCGAGGCGGGCTGGGCACCCTCTTCATCTGGGCTTCAGGCAATGGAGGCCTGCACTACGACAACTGTAACTGCGATGGCTACACCAACAGCATCCACACGCTCTCGGTGGGCAGCACCACCCAGCAAGGCCATGTGCCCTGGTACAGTGAGGCCTGTGCCTCCACACTCACCACCACCTACAGCAGCGGTGTCGCCACAGACCCTCAGATC GTCACCACAGACCTGCACCACCAGTGCACGGACAAGCACACAGGGACCTCGGCCTCTGCCCCGCTGGCAGCGGGCATGATCGCTCTGGCTCTGGAGGCCAA CCCACTTTTGACATGGAGGGACATGCAGCATTTGGTGGTCCGGGCATCCAGGCCCGCGCAGCTGCAAGCAGAGGACTGGAGGACCAATGGCGCTGGGCGCCGAG TGAGCCACCACTATGGCTACGGGCTGCTGGACGCTGCACTGCTGGTGGGCATGGCTCGCTCCTGGCTGCCTACGCAACCCCAGAAGAAATGTGTCATTCATATTGTGCACACCCGCAC GCCAGCAGGAGaggccctggcccccagccccatccTGCCAGTCATGCGCGTGAGGAAGAATGTGTCGGCCTGCGCCGGCGACCCCAACTCCATCCGCTCGCTGGAGCACGTGCAGGTGCAGCTGTCCCTGTCCTACAGCCGCCGTGGGGACCTGGAGATCTCCCTCACCAGCCCCATGGGCACCCGCTCCACCCTCGTGGCCATCAG ACCCTTTGACATCAGCAGTCAAGGCTACAACAACTGGATCTTCATGTCCACCCACTTCTGGGATGAAGACCCGCGGGGCTTGTGGATCCTGGGCCTGGAGAACAAGGGCTACTATTTCAACACAG GGACGCTGTACCGCTACACGCTGCTGCTCTATGGGACGGCTGAGGACATGACGGCGCGGCCCTCTGGCCCCCAGGTGACCAGCAACGCGTGCGTGCAGAGGGACACAGAGGGGCTGTGCCAGG AGTGCCACAGCCCCGCCTACATCCTGGGCCACCTTTGCCTCGCCTACTGCCCGCCAAGATACTTCAACCACACCCAGCAGGCGGTGACCGCTGGACCCAGGCGCTCAGCTGCGCCTGCCATGCAGGTCTGCTCCAGCTGCCACTCATCCTGTTACACCTGCCGAGGCAGCTCCCCGCTGGACTGCACTGCCTGCCCTCCGCAGTCCGTGCTGGACGAGCAGCAGGGCTCTTGCTCGGGACCCTACCCCCCTGAGGGCCATTCCCACTCCACGGCAACTGCCCGCCCCTCCCACCATGGCCCAGCCCAGGCTGTGGTGCTGTCCCTGCTGGCCATGGCATTTGGGAGCCACCTCCTCTGCCATGTTCTGCTCATGGGCTGCCTGCTGCCATGGATGGGACCCCCTAGGACAGGGGACCACTCCAGACCCTGCAGCAGGCTGGAACCCAGAACCGGCTGA
- the PCSK4 gene encoding proprotein convertase subtilisin/kexin type 4 isoform X4: MGGKRTLGICTQIFPDGQYFHLRHRGVVQQSLTPHWGHCLRLKKDPKVQWFQQQTVQRRVKRSLVVPTDPWFSKQWYMNNEMQSDLNILQVWSQGLSGQGVVVSVLDDGIEKDHPDLWANYDPLASYDFNDYDPDPQPRYTPSDENRHGTRCAGEVAAMANNRFCGAGVAYNTRIGGVRMLDGTITDVIEAQSLSLQPQHIHIYSASWGPEDDGRTVDGPGILTREAFRRGVTKGRGGLGTLFIWASGNGGLHYDNCNCDGYTNSIHTLSVGSTTQQGHVPWYSEACASTLTTTYSSGVATDPQIVTTDLHHQCTDKHTGTSASAPLAAGMIALALEANPLLTWRDMQHLVVRASRPAQLQAEDWRTNGAGRRVSHHYGYGLLDAALLVGMARSWLPTQPQKKCVIHIVHTRTRPAGEALAPSPILPVMRVRKNVSACAGDPNSIRSLEHVQVQLSLSYSRRGDLEISLTSPMGTRSTLVAIRPFDISSQGYNNWIFMSTHFWDEDPRGLWILGLENKGYYFNTGTLYRYTLLLYGTAEDMTARPSGPQVTSNACVQRDTEGLCQECHSPAYILGHLCLAYCPPRYFNHTQQAVTAGPRRSAAPAMQVCSSCHSSCYTCRGSSPLDCTACPPQSVLDEQQGSCSGPYPPEGHSHSTATARPSHHGPAQAVVLSLLAMAFGSHLLCHVLLMGCLLPWMGPPRTGDHSRPCSRLEPRTG, from the exons ATGGGAGGAAAGCGGACTCTCGGGATCTGTACACAG ATTTTCCCTGACGGGCAGTATTTCCATCTGCGGCACCGGGGCGTGGTCCAGCAGTCCCTGACCCCGCACTGGGGCCACTGCCTGCGCCTAAAGAAAGACCCTAAG gTGCAGTGGTTCCAACAGCAGACAGTGCAGAGGCGGGTGAAACGCTCCCTGGTGGTGCCCACGGACCCCTGGTTCTCCAAGCAGTGGTACATG AACAATGAGATGCAGTCAGACCTGAACATCCTGCAGGTCTGGAGCCAGGGGCTGTCGGGCCAGGGTGTCGTGGTCTCCGTCCTGGATGACGGCATCGAGAAAGATCACCCAGACCTCTGGGCCAACTAC gatcCCCTGGCCAGCTATGACTTCAATGACTATGACCCAGACCCCCAACCTCGATACACACCCAGCGATGAGAACCG GCATGGGACCCGCTGTGCCGGGGAAGTGGCGGCGATGGCAAACAACAGGTTCTGTGGTGCAGGTGTCGCCTACAACACCCGCATCGGAG GTGTGCGCATGCTGGATGGCACCATCACTGACGTGATCGAGGCCCAGTCGCTGAGCCTGCAGCCACAGCACATCCACATCTACAGCGCCAGCTGGGGCCCCGAGGACGATGGCCGCACGGTGGACGGCCCAGGCATCCTCACCCGAGAAGCCTTCAGGCGTGGCGTGACCAAG GGCCGAGGCGGGCTGGGCACCCTCTTCATCTGGGCTTCAGGCAATGGAGGCCTGCACTACGACAACTGTAACTGCGATGGCTACACCAACAGCATCCACACGCTCTCGGTGGGCAGCACCACCCAGCAAGGCCATGTGCCCTGGTACAGTGAGGCCTGTGCCTCCACACTCACCACCACCTACAGCAGCGGTGTCGCCACAGACCCTCAGATC GTCACCACAGACCTGCACCACCAGTGCACGGACAAGCACACAGGGACCTCGGCCTCTGCCCCGCTGGCAGCGGGCATGATCGCTCTGGCTCTGGAGGCCAA CCCACTTTTGACATGGAGGGACATGCAGCATTTGGTGGTCCGGGCATCCAGGCCCGCGCAGCTGCAAGCAGAGGACTGGAGGACCAATGGCGCTGGGCGCCGAG TGAGCCACCACTATGGCTACGGGCTGCTGGACGCTGCACTGCTGGTGGGCATGGCTCGCTCCTGGCTGCCTACGCAACCCCAGAAGAAATGTGTCATTCATATTGTGCACACCCGCAC CAGGCCAGCAGGAGaggccctggcccccagccccatccTGCCAGTCATGCGCGTGAGGAAGAATGTGTCGGCCTGCGCCGGCGACCCCAACTCCATCCGCTCGCTGGAGCACGTGCAGGTGCAGCTGTCCCTGTCCTACAGCCGCCGTGGGGACCTGGAGATCTCCCTCACCAGCCCCATGGGCACCCGCTCCACCCTCGTGGCCATCAG ACCCTTTGACATCAGCAGTCAAGGCTACAACAACTGGATCTTCATGTCCACCCACTTCTGGGATGAAGACCCGCGGGGCTTGTGGATCCTGGGCCTGGAGAACAAGGGCTACTATTTCAACACAG GGACGCTGTACCGCTACACGCTGCTGCTCTATGGGACGGCTGAGGACATGACGGCGCGGCCCTCTGGCCCCCAGGTGACCAGCAACGCGTGCGTGCAGAGGGACACAGAGGGGCTGTGCCAGG AGTGCCACAGCCCCGCCTACATCCTGGGCCACCTTTGCCTCGCCTACTGCCCGCCAAGATACTTCAACCACACCCAGCAGGCGGTGACCGCTGGACCCAGGCGCTCAGCTGCGCCTGCCATGCAGGTCTGCTCCAGCTGCCACTCATCCTGTTACACCTGCCGAGGCAGCTCCCCGCTGGACTGCACTGCCTGCCCTCCGCAGTCCGTGCTGGACGAGCAGCAGGGCTCTTGCTCGGGACCCTACCCCCCTGAGGGCCATTCCCACTCCACGGCAACTGCCCGCCCCTCCCACCATGGCCCAGCCCAGGCTGTGGTGCTGTCCCTGCTGGCCATGGCATTTGGGAGCCACCTCCTCTGCCATGTTCTGCTCATGGGCTGCCTGCTGCCATGGATGGGACCCCCTAGGACAGGGGACCACTCCAGACCCTGCAGCAGGCTGGAACCCAGAACCGGCTGA
- the PCSK4 gene encoding proprotein convertase subtilisin/kexin type 4 isoform X1: MRPACTALCLHLTLALGLALVGPMAVGWASTRAPIYVSSWAVRVSQGYQEVDRLARKFGFVNFGQIFPDGQYFHLRHRGVVQQSLTPHWGHCLRLKKDPKVQWFQQQTVQRRVKRSLVVPTDPWFSKQWYMNNEMQSDLNILQVWSQGLSGQGVVVSVLDDGIEKDHPDLWANYDPLASYDFNDYDPDPQPRYTPSDENRHGTRCAGEVAAMANNRFCGAGVAYNTRIGGVRMLDGTITDVIEAQSLSLQPQHIHIYSASWGPEDDGRTVDGPGILTREAFRRGVTKGRGGLGTLFIWASGNGGLHYDNCNCDGYTNSIHTLSVGSTTQQGHVPWYSEACASTLTTTYSSGVATDPQIVTTDLHHQCTDKHTGTSASAPLAAGMIALALEANPLLTWRDMQHLVVRASRPAQLQAEDWRTNGAGRRVSHHYGYGLLDAALLVGMARSWLPTQPQKKCVIHIVHTRTRPAGEALAPSPILPVMRVRKNVSACAGDPNSIRSLEHVQVQLSLSYSRRGDLEISLTSPMGTRSTLVAIRPFDISSQGYNNWIFMSTHFWDEDPRGLWILGLENKGYYFNTGTLYRYTLLLYGTAEDMTARPSGPQVTSNACVQRDTEGLCQECHSPAYILGHLCLAYCPPRYFNHTQQAVTAGPRRSAAPAMQVCSSCHSSCYTCRGSSPLDCTACPPQSVLDEQQGSCSGPYPPEGHSHSTATARPSHHGPAQAVVLSLLAMAFGSHLLCHVLLMGCLLPWMGPPRTGDHSRPCSRLEPRTG, from the exons atGCGGCCCGCCTGTACTGCGCTCTGTCTGCACCTGACCTTGGCCCTGGGCCTGGCGCTCGTTGGCCCCATGGCTGTGGGGTGGGCCTCGACCCGGGCCCCCATCTATGTCAGCAGCTGGGCCGTGCGAGTGTCCCAGGGTTACCAGGAGGTCGATCGCCTGGCGCGTAAATTCGGCTTCGTCAACTTTGGGCAG ATTTTCCCTGACGGGCAGTATTTCCATCTGCGGCACCGGGGCGTGGTCCAGCAGTCCCTGACCCCGCACTGGGGCCACTGCCTGCGCCTAAAGAAAGACCCTAAG gTGCAGTGGTTCCAACAGCAGACAGTGCAGAGGCGGGTGAAACGCTCCCTGGTGGTGCCCACGGACCCCTGGTTCTCCAAGCAGTGGTACATG AACAATGAGATGCAGTCAGACCTGAACATCCTGCAGGTCTGGAGCCAGGGGCTGTCGGGCCAGGGTGTCGTGGTCTCCGTCCTGGATGACGGCATCGAGAAAGATCACCCAGACCTCTGGGCCAACTAC gatcCCCTGGCCAGCTATGACTTCAATGACTATGACCCAGACCCCCAACCTCGATACACACCCAGCGATGAGAACCG GCATGGGACCCGCTGTGCCGGGGAAGTGGCGGCGATGGCAAACAACAGGTTCTGTGGTGCAGGTGTCGCCTACAACACCCGCATCGGAG GTGTGCGCATGCTGGATGGCACCATCACTGACGTGATCGAGGCCCAGTCGCTGAGCCTGCAGCCACAGCACATCCACATCTACAGCGCCAGCTGGGGCCCCGAGGACGATGGCCGCACGGTGGACGGCCCAGGCATCCTCACCCGAGAAGCCTTCAGGCGTGGCGTGACCAAG GGCCGAGGCGGGCTGGGCACCCTCTTCATCTGGGCTTCAGGCAATGGAGGCCTGCACTACGACAACTGTAACTGCGATGGCTACACCAACAGCATCCACACGCTCTCGGTGGGCAGCACCACCCAGCAAGGCCATGTGCCCTGGTACAGTGAGGCCTGTGCCTCCACACTCACCACCACCTACAGCAGCGGTGTCGCCACAGACCCTCAGATC GTCACCACAGACCTGCACCACCAGTGCACGGACAAGCACACAGGGACCTCGGCCTCTGCCCCGCTGGCAGCGGGCATGATCGCTCTGGCTCTGGAGGCCAA CCCACTTTTGACATGGAGGGACATGCAGCATTTGGTGGTCCGGGCATCCAGGCCCGCGCAGCTGCAAGCAGAGGACTGGAGGACCAATGGCGCTGGGCGCCGAG TGAGCCACCACTATGGCTACGGGCTGCTGGACGCTGCACTGCTGGTGGGCATGGCTCGCTCCTGGCTGCCTACGCAACCCCAGAAGAAATGTGTCATTCATATTGTGCACACCCGCAC CAGGCCAGCAGGAGaggccctggcccccagccccatccTGCCAGTCATGCGCGTGAGGAAGAATGTGTCGGCCTGCGCCGGCGACCCCAACTCCATCCGCTCGCTGGAGCACGTGCAGGTGCAGCTGTCCCTGTCCTACAGCCGCCGTGGGGACCTGGAGATCTCCCTCACCAGCCCCATGGGCACCCGCTCCACCCTCGTGGCCATCAG ACCCTTTGACATCAGCAGTCAAGGCTACAACAACTGGATCTTCATGTCCACCCACTTCTGGGATGAAGACCCGCGGGGCTTGTGGATCCTGGGCCTGGAGAACAAGGGCTACTATTTCAACACAG GGACGCTGTACCGCTACACGCTGCTGCTCTATGGGACGGCTGAGGACATGACGGCGCGGCCCTCTGGCCCCCAGGTGACCAGCAACGCGTGCGTGCAGAGGGACACAGAGGGGCTGTGCCAGG AGTGCCACAGCCCCGCCTACATCCTGGGCCACCTTTGCCTCGCCTACTGCCCGCCAAGATACTTCAACCACACCCAGCAGGCGGTGACCGCTGGACCCAGGCGCTCAGCTGCGCCTGCCATGCAGGTCTGCTCCAGCTGCCACTCATCCTGTTACACCTGCCGAGGCAGCTCCCCGCTGGACTGCACTGCCTGCCCTCCGCAGTCCGTGCTGGACGAGCAGCAGGGCTCTTGCTCGGGACCCTACCCCCCTGAGGGCCATTCCCACTCCACGGCAACTGCCCGCCCCTCCCACCATGGCCCAGCCCAGGCTGTGGTGCTGTCCCTGCTGGCCATGGCATTTGGGAGCCACCTCCTCTGCCATGTTCTGCTCATGGGCTGCCTGCTGCCATGGATGGGACCCCCTAGGACAGGGGACCACTCCAGACCCTGCAGCAGGCTGGAACCCAGAACCGGCTGA
- the PCSK4 gene encoding proprotein convertase subtilisin/kexin type 4 isoform X3: MSAAGPCECPRVTRRSIAWRIFPDGQYFHLRHRGVVQQSLTPHWGHCLRLKKDPKVQWFQQQTVQRRVKRSLVVPTDPWFSKQWYMNNEMQSDLNILQVWSQGLSGQGVVVSVLDDGIEKDHPDLWANYDPLASYDFNDYDPDPQPRYTPSDENRHGTRCAGEVAAMANNRFCGAGVAYNTRIGGVRMLDGTITDVIEAQSLSLQPQHIHIYSASWGPEDDGRTVDGPGILTREAFRRGVTKGRGGLGTLFIWASGNGGLHYDNCNCDGYTNSIHTLSVGSTTQQGHVPWYSEACASTLTTTYSSGVATDPQIVTTDLHHQCTDKHTGTSASAPLAAGMIALALEANPLLTWRDMQHLVVRASRPAQLQAEDWRTNGAGRRVSHHYGYGLLDAALLVGMARSWLPTQPQKKCVIHIVHTRTRPAGEALAPSPILPVMRVRKNVSACAGDPNSIRSLEHVQVQLSLSYSRRGDLEISLTSPMGTRSTLVAIRPFDISSQGYNNWIFMSTHFWDEDPRGLWILGLENKGYYFNTGTLYRYTLLLYGTAEDMTARPSGPQVTSNACVQRDTEGLCQECHSPAYILGHLCLAYCPPRYFNHTQQAVTAGPRRSAAPAMQVCSSCHSSCYTCRGSSPLDCTACPPQSVLDEQQGSCSGPYPPEGHSHSTATARPSHHGPAQAVVLSLLAMAFGSHLLCHVLLMGCLLPWMGPPRTGDHSRPCSRLEPRTG, from the exons ATGTCAGCAGCTGGGCCGTGCGAGTGTCCCAGGGTTACCAGGAGGTCGATCGCCTGGCGC ATTTTCCCTGACGGGCAGTATTTCCATCTGCGGCACCGGGGCGTGGTCCAGCAGTCCCTGACCCCGCACTGGGGCCACTGCCTGCGCCTAAAGAAAGACCCTAAG gTGCAGTGGTTCCAACAGCAGACAGTGCAGAGGCGGGTGAAACGCTCCCTGGTGGTGCCCACGGACCCCTGGTTCTCCAAGCAGTGGTACATG AACAATGAGATGCAGTCAGACCTGAACATCCTGCAGGTCTGGAGCCAGGGGCTGTCGGGCCAGGGTGTCGTGGTCTCCGTCCTGGATGACGGCATCGAGAAAGATCACCCAGACCTCTGGGCCAACTAC gatcCCCTGGCCAGCTATGACTTCAATGACTATGACCCAGACCCCCAACCTCGATACACACCCAGCGATGAGAACCG GCATGGGACCCGCTGTGCCGGGGAAGTGGCGGCGATGGCAAACAACAGGTTCTGTGGTGCAGGTGTCGCCTACAACACCCGCATCGGAG GTGTGCGCATGCTGGATGGCACCATCACTGACGTGATCGAGGCCCAGTCGCTGAGCCTGCAGCCACAGCACATCCACATCTACAGCGCCAGCTGGGGCCCCGAGGACGATGGCCGCACGGTGGACGGCCCAGGCATCCTCACCCGAGAAGCCTTCAGGCGTGGCGTGACCAAG GGCCGAGGCGGGCTGGGCACCCTCTTCATCTGGGCTTCAGGCAATGGAGGCCTGCACTACGACAACTGTAACTGCGATGGCTACACCAACAGCATCCACACGCTCTCGGTGGGCAGCACCACCCAGCAAGGCCATGTGCCCTGGTACAGTGAGGCCTGTGCCTCCACACTCACCACCACCTACAGCAGCGGTGTCGCCACAGACCCTCAGATC GTCACCACAGACCTGCACCACCAGTGCACGGACAAGCACACAGGGACCTCGGCCTCTGCCCCGCTGGCAGCGGGCATGATCGCTCTGGCTCTGGAGGCCAA CCCACTTTTGACATGGAGGGACATGCAGCATTTGGTGGTCCGGGCATCCAGGCCCGCGCAGCTGCAAGCAGAGGACTGGAGGACCAATGGCGCTGGGCGCCGAG TGAGCCACCACTATGGCTACGGGCTGCTGGACGCTGCACTGCTGGTGGGCATGGCTCGCTCCTGGCTGCCTACGCAACCCCAGAAGAAATGTGTCATTCATATTGTGCACACCCGCAC CAGGCCAGCAGGAGaggccctggcccccagccccatccTGCCAGTCATGCGCGTGAGGAAGAATGTGTCGGCCTGCGCCGGCGACCCCAACTCCATCCGCTCGCTGGAGCACGTGCAGGTGCAGCTGTCCCTGTCCTACAGCCGCCGTGGGGACCTGGAGATCTCCCTCACCAGCCCCATGGGCACCCGCTCCACCCTCGTGGCCATCAG ACCCTTTGACATCAGCAGTCAAGGCTACAACAACTGGATCTTCATGTCCACCCACTTCTGGGATGAAGACCCGCGGGGCTTGTGGATCCTGGGCCTGGAGAACAAGGGCTACTATTTCAACACAG GGACGCTGTACCGCTACACGCTGCTGCTCTATGGGACGGCTGAGGACATGACGGCGCGGCCCTCTGGCCCCCAGGTGACCAGCAACGCGTGCGTGCAGAGGGACACAGAGGGGCTGTGCCAGG AGTGCCACAGCCCCGCCTACATCCTGGGCCACCTTTGCCTCGCCTACTGCCCGCCAAGATACTTCAACCACACCCAGCAGGCGGTGACCGCTGGACCCAGGCGCTCAGCTGCGCCTGCCATGCAGGTCTGCTCCAGCTGCCACTCATCCTGTTACACCTGCCGAGGCAGCTCCCCGCTGGACTGCACTGCCTGCCCTCCGCAGTCCGTGCTGGACGAGCAGCAGGGCTCTTGCTCGGGACCCTACCCCCCTGAGGGCCATTCCCACTCCACGGCAACTGCCCGCCCCTCCCACCATGGCCCAGCCCAGGCTGTGGTGCTGTCCCTGCTGGCCATGGCATTTGGGAGCCACCTCCTCTGCCATGTTCTGCTCATGGGCTGCCTGCTGCCATGGATGGGACCCCCTAGGACAGGGGACCACTCCAGACCCTGCAGCAGGCTGGAACCCAGAACCGGCTGA
- the PCSK4 gene encoding proprotein convertase subtilisin/kexin type 4 isoform X5: MRPACTALCLHLTLALGLALVGPMAVGWASTRAPIYVSSWAVRVSQGYQEVDRLARKFGFVNFGQIFPDGQYFHLRHRGVVQQSLTPHWGHCLRLKKDPKVQWFQQQTVQRRVKRSLVVPTDPWFSKQWYMNNEMQSDLNILQVWSQGLSGQGVVVSVLDDGIEKDHPDLWANYDPLASYDFNDYDPDPQPRYTPSDENRHGTRCAGEVAAMANNRFCGAGVAYNTRIGGVRMLDGTITDVIEAQSLSLQPQHIHIYSASWGPEDDGRTVDGPGILTREAFRRGVTKGRGGLGTLFIWASGNGGLHYDNCNCDGYTNSIHTLSVGSTTQQGHVPWYSEACASTLTTTYSSGVATDPQIVTTDLHHQCTDKHTGTSASAPLAAGMIALALEANPLLTWRDMQHLVVRASRPAQLQAEDWRTNGAGRRVSHHYGYGLLDAALLVGMARSWLPTQPQKKCVIHIVHTRTRPAGEALAPSPILPVMRVRKNVSACAGDPNSIRSLEHVQVQLSLSYSRRGDLEISLTSPMGTRSTLVAIRPFDISSQGYNNWIFMSTHFWDEDPRGLWILGLENKGYYFNTGTLYRYTLLLYGTAEDMTARPSGPQSATAPPTSWATFASPTARQDTSTTPSRR; this comes from the exons atGCGGCCCGCCTGTACTGCGCTCTGTCTGCACCTGACCTTGGCCCTGGGCCTGGCGCTCGTTGGCCCCATGGCTGTGGGGTGGGCCTCGACCCGGGCCCCCATCTATGTCAGCAGCTGGGCCGTGCGAGTGTCCCAGGGTTACCAGGAGGTCGATCGCCTGGCGCGTAAATTCGGCTTCGTCAACTTTGGGCAG ATTTTCCCTGACGGGCAGTATTTCCATCTGCGGCACCGGGGCGTGGTCCAGCAGTCCCTGACCCCGCACTGGGGCCACTGCCTGCGCCTAAAGAAAGACCCTAAG gTGCAGTGGTTCCAACAGCAGACAGTGCAGAGGCGGGTGAAACGCTCCCTGGTGGTGCCCACGGACCCCTGGTTCTCCAAGCAGTGGTACATG AACAATGAGATGCAGTCAGACCTGAACATCCTGCAGGTCTGGAGCCAGGGGCTGTCGGGCCAGGGTGTCGTGGTCTCCGTCCTGGATGACGGCATCGAGAAAGATCACCCAGACCTCTGGGCCAACTAC gatcCCCTGGCCAGCTATGACTTCAATGACTATGACCCAGACCCCCAACCTCGATACACACCCAGCGATGAGAACCG GCATGGGACCCGCTGTGCCGGGGAAGTGGCGGCGATGGCAAACAACAGGTTCTGTGGTGCAGGTGTCGCCTACAACACCCGCATCGGAG GTGTGCGCATGCTGGATGGCACCATCACTGACGTGATCGAGGCCCAGTCGCTGAGCCTGCAGCCACAGCACATCCACATCTACAGCGCCAGCTGGGGCCCCGAGGACGATGGCCGCACGGTGGACGGCCCAGGCATCCTCACCCGAGAAGCCTTCAGGCGTGGCGTGACCAAG GGCCGAGGCGGGCTGGGCACCCTCTTCATCTGGGCTTCAGGCAATGGAGGCCTGCACTACGACAACTGTAACTGCGATGGCTACACCAACAGCATCCACACGCTCTCGGTGGGCAGCACCACCCAGCAAGGCCATGTGCCCTGGTACAGTGAGGCCTGTGCCTCCACACTCACCACCACCTACAGCAGCGGTGTCGCCACAGACCCTCAGATC GTCACCACAGACCTGCACCACCAGTGCACGGACAAGCACACAGGGACCTCGGCCTCTGCCCCGCTGGCAGCGGGCATGATCGCTCTGGCTCTGGAGGCCAA CCCACTTTTGACATGGAGGGACATGCAGCATTTGGTGGTCCGGGCATCCAGGCCCGCGCAGCTGCAAGCAGAGGACTGGAGGACCAATGGCGCTGGGCGCCGAG TGAGCCACCACTATGGCTACGGGCTGCTGGACGCTGCACTGCTGGTGGGCATGGCTCGCTCCTGGCTGCCTACGCAACCCCAGAAGAAATGTGTCATTCATATTGTGCACACCCGCAC CAGGCCAGCAGGAGaggccctggcccccagccccatccTGCCAGTCATGCGCGTGAGGAAGAATGTGTCGGCCTGCGCCGGCGACCCCAACTCCATCCGCTCGCTGGAGCACGTGCAGGTGCAGCTGTCCCTGTCCTACAGCCGCCGTGGGGACCTGGAGATCTCCCTCACCAGCCCCATGGGCACCCGCTCCACCCTCGTGGCCATCAG ACCCTTTGACATCAGCAGTCAAGGCTACAACAACTGGATCTTCATGTCCACCCACTTCTGGGATGAAGACCCGCGGGGCTTGTGGATCCTGGGCCTGGAGAACAAGGGCTACTATTTCAACACAG GGACGCTGTACCGCTACACGCTGCTGCTCTATGGGACGGCTGAGGACATGACGGCGCGGCCCTCTGGCCCCCAG AGTGCCACAGCCCCGCCTACATCCTGGGCCACCTTTGCCTCGCCTACTGCCCGCCAAGATACTTCAACCACACCCAGCAGGCGGTGA